Proteins co-encoded in one Acidaminococcales bacterium genomic window:
- a CDS encoding PolC-type DNA polymerase III, translating to AYARLCGKITNDSYEQNELVLMPRGIILAEKAERLDQAAQKRVELHAHTKMSAMDSVMATESYIKRAALWGHKAAAITDHGVAQAFPEAYAVAKKNGIKAIFGLEGYLIENWEEKSASWHIVILAATQKGLFNLYKLISLSHLQYYYKRPRIPRKVLEEYREGLILGSACEAGELYQALVSKQPDDIVRRIAEFYDYLEIQPNGNNRFLIQKGKVADEEALCRLNRRIVALGKELGKPVVATCDVHFLEPEDSIYRSILQCGQDYENASEQAPLFFRTTDEMLAEFAYLGAKEAHEVVVENPLAIAEKIQMLNPIPDELYAPKLPGAADEVLSVSYKNARRLYGETLPDIVDARLKLELDSIIGNGFSELYLIAHKLVAKSLKDGYPVCSRGSVGSSFVAAMMGITEVNPLLPHYRCPRCFYSEFITDGSYGSGFDLPARKCPACASDLAGDGHNIPFAVFLGFNGDKVPDIDLNFSGDYQAQAHKYTEELFGRSNVFRAGTISTIAEKTAAGFARKYYEEQSMPVRNARIESLLHGCTGVKRTTGQHPGGIMVVPHDMDVHFFTPVQRPADKTASNVITTHFDYHSISDRLVKLDILGHDDPSIIKMLEETTGIAAKAIPFDDPEALSLFSSTDALGVTPQELGTPVGTFGIPEFGTRFVRQMLETLKPKSFNELVRISGYSHGEMVWLKNAEELIKNGTAKTSETIATRDDIMNFLMEKGIDPLVAFKIMEDVRKGNKSNLVAEYQPLLREKQVPEWYVSSCKKISYLFPKAHAAAYVMTACRIAYWKAHRPMEFYAAYFSVRAEDFDADTILAGRQAIKDAISQIEKKGQNATAKEKKLLVVLEIAFEMYLRGIKLQRVNVYHSHPTQFLIAGKDILPPLTALSGLGENLAMKIAQARKAGLFSSKDDLRARSGVSKAIIDALSAHGCLDDMPESNQISLF from the coding sequence GAGCCTACGCGCGGCTCTGCGGCAAAATAACGAATGACTCCTATGAGCAAAACGAGCTTGTCCTTATGCCGCGCGGCATAATATTGGCGGAAAAGGCGGAGCGTCTGGACCAAGCGGCGCAAAAACGGGTGGAACTGCATGCCCATACCAAAATGAGCGCCATGGACTCCGTAATGGCTACGGAAAGTTATATAAAACGCGCCGCCCTCTGGGGGCACAAGGCGGCGGCCATAACGGATCACGGCGTGGCGCAGGCTTTTCCCGAAGCGTACGCAGTTGCCAAGAAAAATGGCATAAAGGCCATTTTCGGACTGGAAGGCTATCTTATCGAAAACTGGGAGGAAAAATCAGCCTCCTGGCACATTGTTATTTTAGCGGCAACGCAAAAGGGACTTTTCAATTTGTACAAACTCATTTCCCTGTCACATTTGCAGTATTACTATAAACGGCCGCGTATTCCCCGCAAGGTGCTGGAAGAATACCGCGAAGGGCTTATCCTTGGCTCGGCCTGCGAAGCGGGGGAACTTTATCAGGCGCTGGTCAGCAAACAGCCGGACGACATTGTTCGGCGGATCGCGGAATTTTACGATTATCTTGAAATACAGCCTAACGGCAACAACCGCTTTTTGATCCAAAAAGGCAAGGTGGCGGACGAGGAGGCCTTGTGTCGGCTGAACCGGCGGATCGTAGCGCTGGGCAAAGAATTGGGCAAGCCGGTCGTGGCTACCTGCGACGTGCATTTTCTCGAACCGGAGGACAGTATTTACCGCAGCATTTTGCAATGCGGGCAAGATTACGAAAACGCCTCCGAACAAGCGCCGCTTTTTTTTCGCACAACGGATGAAATGTTGGCGGAGTTTGCGTATTTAGGCGCAAAAGAAGCGCATGAAGTGGTGGTGGAAAATCCGCTGGCCATCGCGGAAAAAATACAGATGCTCAACCCAATCCCGGACGAGCTTTACGCGCCCAAACTGCCCGGGGCGGCCGACGAGGTATTGAGCGTATCTTATAAAAACGCGCGCCGGCTGTACGGGGAAACCTTGCCGGATATCGTGGATGCCCGGCTCAAATTGGAACTTGATTCCATAATCGGCAACGGGTTTTCCGAGTTGTATTTGATTGCCCACAAGCTGGTCGCAAAATCGCTCAAAGACGGTTATCCCGTCTGCTCCCGCGGTTCCGTTGGTTCTTCTTTCGTGGCCGCTATGATGGGCATAACGGAAGTTAACCCTTTGTTGCCGCACTATCGCTGCCCACGCTGTTTTTACAGCGAATTTATCACGGACGGAAGCTATGGCTCGGGCTTTGACCTGCCGGCGCGCAAATGCCCGGCCTGCGCGTCTGACTTGGCCGGAGACGGTCACAACATACCTTTCGCCGTATTTTTAGGTTTTAACGGCGACAAGGTGCCGGATATCGACCTTAATTTTTCCGGCGACTATCAGGCGCAAGCGCATAAATATACCGAAGAGCTTTTCGGCCGCTCCAATGTTTTTCGCGCCGGGACGATCAGCACTATCGCGGAAAAAACGGCGGCAGGCTTCGCCCGCAAATATTACGAAGAACAATCCATGCCTGTCAGAAACGCCCGCATCGAAAGCCTGCTCCACGGCTGCACGGGAGTCAAGCGGACAACCGGCCAGCACCCGGGCGGGATAATGGTCGTGCCGCACGACATGGACGTTCATTTTTTCACGCCGGTACAGCGCCCGGCGGACAAAACCGCTTCCAACGTCATAACAACGCACTTTGATTATCATTCCATCAGCGACCGGTTAGTAAAACTTGACATACTCGGCCACGACGACCCATCCATAATAAAGATGTTGGAGGAGACGACCGGCATAGCGGCAAAGGCTATCCCTTTTGACGATCCGGAAGCGCTTTCGCTCTTTTCTTCAACCGACGCCCTCGGCGTTACGCCGCAAGAACTCGGTACGCCTGTTGGCACTTTTGGCATACCGGAGTTTGGCACGAGATTTGTCAGGCAAATGCTGGAAACCCTCAAGCCAAAATCCTTCAATGAATTGGTGCGCATAAGCGGTTATTCACACGGGGAAATGGTTTGGCTGAAAAACGCCGAGGAATTGATCAAAAACGGCACGGCCAAAACATCCGAAACGATCGCGACGCGCGACGACATAATGAACTTTCTCATGGAAAAAGGCATTGACCCGCTTGTTGCCTTTAAGATCATGGAAGACGTGCGCAAAGGCAACAAAAGCAATCTTGTCGCCGAATATCAACCGCTTTTGCGGGAAAAGCAGGTGCCGGAATGGTATGTGTCTTCCTGCAAAAAGATAAGCTATCTTTTCCCCAAGGCGCACGCCGCCGCTTACGTCATGACCGCCTGCCGCATAGCTTATTGGAAAGCGCACCGTCCCATGGAATTTTACGCCGCTTATTTTAGCGTGCGGGCCGAAGACTTCGACGCGGACACAATTCTTGCCGGACGGCAAGCAATAAAAGACGCAATAAGCCAAATAGAGAAAAAAGGCCAGAACGCCACCGCCAAAGAAAAGAAACTTTTAGTTGTCTTGGAAATTGCCTTTGAAATGTATTTGCGCGGCATAAAATTGCAGCGCGTGAATGTTTACCACTCGCACCCAACGCAATTTTTAATTGCCGGCAAAGATATTTTGCCGCCGCTTACCGCCCTGAGCGGACTTGGCGAAAATTTGGCGATGAAAATAGCCCAAGCCAGAAAAGCCGGCCTTTTCTCTTCCAAAGACGACCTGCGCGCCCGTTCTGGCGTATCAAAGGCGATAATAGACGCACTGTCCGCCCACGGCTGCCTGGACGATATGCCGGAAAGCAATCAGATAAGTTTGTTTTGA